Part of the Brevibacillus brevis genome is shown below.
CAGCCGCAAGCGGAGATGGTCGCGCAGCGGATCATGGCCGAGCTGCAGAAACCGTTTGACCTGAACGGGCACCTCATGAGCATCTCGTGCAGCATCGGGATCGCGCTGTTTCCGCAGGATGGAGACCAGGCCGAAGATTTGCTCAAGCGAGCAGACACCGCGCTCTATTCCGTCAAATCGCAGGGACGAAACGGGTACGCGTTTTTTGACCCGACGATGGAAGCCAAGTCGCTGGAACGCATCTTGATGGAAAATGAATTGCGCAAAGCGATCGAACAGGAGCAGTTCCATATTTATTACCAGCCAAAGATGGACATCGCCACGCAGCAGCTGACCGGCATGGAAGCGCTGGTTCGCTGGATCCATCCGGAGCTGGGCGTCATCTCGCCCGGCAGGTTTATTCCCGTTGCGGAAGAGACAGGGCTGATCGTCGAGCTGGGTGAATGGATTTTGCGGGAAGCGTGCAAGCAAAACAAAAAATGGCAGGACGAAGGGCATCAGCTGAAGGTATCGGTGAATCTTTCGGCGCGCCAGATTTTCCAAAAAGACTTGGTGGAGATGGTCACCCGGATCCTCGGGGAAACCGGACTGGCGCCGGCGTGGCTGGAGCTGGAGATCACGGAGAGCATTTTTGTCAAAATGGAAGAAGCAACGGTCGTTTTGAAACAGCTCCGCGACGCCGGAATCCAGATCTCGATCGACGACTTCGGAACGGGGTACAGCTCCTTCAGCTACATCAAGAGCCTCCCGGTCGATACGATCAAAATCGACGCATCGTTTATTCGGGATATTCATCACAACCAGGAAAGCCAGGCGATTGTCAAGGCGATCGTGACGATTGCGGACAGCCTGCAAATGAACGTCATCGCAGAAGGAATCGAGCTGGACGACCAGGCGGAAGCACTCCAGCAAAACGGCTGCGTTCACGGCCAAGGCTACCTGTTCAGCAAACCGCTCGCGACAGCCGACTTCGAGCACTTTTTGCTCAATCGTTGATGCTGAGCGAAGCATATCCGAATTGACGTAGCTGCACAGAAACATAGCGCAGGCCAGAACATGAGAATGATGTTCTGGCCTGCTTTCATGAGCTTATGGTCTCGGACCGCCGGGAAAGCTCTGGATCCGGCAGTTGTGGAAGGCTGTAATTTTCCATTCGCCCCCCTGTTTGACGACGACATTCGTATTGATCGATCCTCTGTCGCCCGGGTCCTGGGAGGCATCTGCCAGCTTTGCTTCCCCGGTGGCATGGACGATGGCGACGTCCGGCGTCACGAAGCGTGGCTGCAGCTCTCCTGCGGCGCTGGATTCCAGACGGGATCCCCGCAGCGGGCCGTCAAACAGCTTCTGATGCACTTCGGCGATTTGCTTTCGGCCCATCAGCCGGTGGCCCATGAAGGTCACGTAATCGGCGTCTTCGGTGAAGCACTCGCCGAATGCCGCGCCGTCCCCTTTGTTCCAGGCTTCGGACATGGCGGCAAACAAGGTATGGATGGCATCAATGTCATTTTGCAGGTGTTTCATTCTTCATCGATCCTTTCGCTTTGGTTTAAGTTGGTGTGTTCCTTCAGGTCTGTGATATACTTGGAGCATACATCTTAGTCAATTTGATTTCTTCATTAGCTAAATATCTTAGTTCATTAAGATATTATTATCATACACAGGAGGATTCCCCATGTCAATAGAAAATCACCAAAAAACGGAAAACGAATGGACGCCGTTGCAGCGGGATCTGCTCTTGGAGGTGCGCAAAAACAGCTCACGGGCCGTCATGTTTCACCAAGCGATCTCGGATAGGCTGGGTCTGAATGCGACGGATCACAAATGCCTGGACTACTTGCTGAGCAGCGGACCGGTCACCGCCGGACGCTTGGCCGAGCTGACCGGGCTTACCACAGGAGCGGTCACCAATGTCATCGATCGGCTGGAGAAGGCAGGGTACATCGTTCGTGACAAGGATCCGAACGACAGGAGAAGGGTCGTCGTGAAGCCGGTGCCGGAGAAGGTCAGCGCGATATCCCCTTTGTTTCAGTCCATCCTGGAAAAAACGATTCGGATCATCGATTCCTATACCGAACAGGAGCAGACCGCCATTCTCGATTTTCTCAGGCGGTGCAATGACATGACGTTGGAAGAGATGAACCGTTGGAAGTAGCTGTCACGGCGAGCCGGCAGGGTTCGGCCCATGACGGTTCAAAGAGGGGCGAGAAGCGGCGGAATCGGCCGTTTTTCTCACCTCTGGCCAAGCCAAATTCATGAACGGGACTGGAATCCCGCTTGAGGACGGCTAACCGCTCTTGTCATTTTCGGAAGCGCGGGAGTAGACTGGATAGGCTCAAGGCTTCGCCTGCGTGGCGAGGCCTGTTTTCGTTCGATGTGGGATCGGTTTTCCGACGTACAATCGAAGAGTTAGAGGGAATGGAGGTTCCACATGGGGAAATCGTCAGGAAAAACGATGCTTGCCATCACTTGTTTAGTTTTGATTTGGGGATTGTCGTGGTCGATTTACAAATAGCCCTGGCGTACACGCCTCCCCTTTTGTTTGCCGGGATGCGTTCGCTGTTTGGCGGCCTTTTGCTCGCTGCGTTTTTGCTGCCGAAATGGAAGAAGATAAAATGGCGGGACAACTGGGTCAGGTACTGCGTGTCCGCTACTTTAAATGCCGCGCTCTTCTACGGCTTGCAAACGGTGGGGCTGGTCTATTTGCCAGGAGGCTTGTTCTCTGTGCTCGTCTACTTCCAGCCGGTCCTGATCGGCCTTTTCGCCTGGCTGTGGCTCGGAGAAAAAATGTCACTGACGAAAATCATCGGACTGTTGATTGGTTTCTGCGGTATTTTGGCTGTCAGTGCGGACGGCATTACCGGACAGGTATCGATCGTCGGGGTGGTTTTGGCGATCCTGACTGCGATCAGCTGGGCGCTCGGCGTCATTTACGTCAAAAGGGAGAGCGGCAAGGTGGATTCCCTGTGGCTGGTTGCGCTGCAATTTATCATTGGAGGAGCGCTTTTGACCGGTGCGGGTTCGATGGTCGAGAGCTGGTCGGACATCGTCTGGAACGGCGGCTATTTGTTCAGCTTGGGATTCGGAGCGACGTTGGGCGTACCGATTGCCTTTGTGATCTACTTCCATTTGATGAACGGGGGAGAGGCCAGCAAAATCGCTTCCTTCACCTTCCTGGTCCCATTGATTGCGGTTGGGACGGGGACGCTGTTCTTGCACGAGCCGTTCACGTTTTCGCTCGTGGCGGGCCTCGTGCTGATCGTCCTTAGCATTTGTCTGGTAAACTATCGCGGGAAGAAGCGCGGGATCCAGGTCGGGGACCGCGCCTCATACGACGCCTGATTGCAGCGGCGGAAGGAGGGGCCCGGAGCGGGAAATGCTCCGGGCCTTGTTGACTTCCGGAATGGCAAAACACTACAATTGGTAGTGTGAGGTGACTGCAATGAAACTGCAACACTTTAAAATGAAAGAGAGCGGCTTGAACCGCTTTTTTGGCCCGCTCGAAGCCAGGATCATGGAAGTCTTGTGGGACGGCCGGGAGCAGGAGCATGAACTGAGCATCAAAGATGTGCAGCAAAAGCTCGAAACGGACAAGCAGGTCAATTTCAACACGGTCATGACGGTGATGAACCGCCTTGTGGAAAAAGGCTTCTTGCAAAAAAGGACGGAAGGGCGCACGTCGCTGTTCCAGCCGGTCCAGACCCGCCACGACTTCATCAACAACCAATCGAGGGAATTGACGCACGAGCTCATGGAGGAGTTCGGTCCGCTGGCTGTCAGCCATATGCTCGACGAACTGGATGAGGCCGACCCGGAGCTGTTGGAAAAACTGGAAGAAAAAATCAATCTCTTGAAAAAAGGAAAATAAGCCATGTGGGAAAATCGATCGCGAATGCTCTTTTTGTCCGGGGTGGCGCTTTCCGCACTTGTCTTGATCCAGATGGGCATGTACCTGTTTTATACGGTGATGGGATGGGATCTGCACTTCAACGTATTGCAGCTGTGCAAAACGACGATTCACTCGCTCGGCTTTTCCTGGGCTGGCTATCTGCTTGACGCGCTTGTACTGTACACTTTCGGCTGGACGGTTTGGATGACGGTCCGGCAGATCCGGCTGTGCCGCCGCTTTGAGGAAGCGCTTTTGCTGAATCTGGACGAGCGGCAGACCGCACGCATCAACGGCGTCTATCGCGCAGGCAAGGCGAACGTGTACGTGGTGAACTGCCGAGAGCCGCTGGCGTTTACCGTCGGTCTGCGACGCAGCAGGATCGTGCTGTCGACGGGGCTGCTCAGCCTGCTGGACGAGCGGGAGCTGGCCGCTGTCATTCATCACGAGGCGTATCATGAGAAGCACGCCGATCCCTTGAAGGTGTTTTTTCTGTCCCTCCTGGCGAATGTCTTTTGGTATTTGCCTGTGTTGAAACATATTCATTCTCATTACAAAGTAGTGCGCGAGCTCCTTGCTGACCGCCATGCGATGGAGCAGACGGGCGGGATGGCCGATTTGGGCGGGGCGCTCCTGAAGCTGCTCAGGAAGCGGCAGCCGGCGTCTGTCCTGCAGGCCGCGCACGTCTCGTTTGCCGATACGGCGATCAACTACCGGATCCAGCGATTACTGGACCCCAAGCTGGACCTTCCTTTGCAGCTGCCGACGACGTCCGTTTTCCTGTCCGTATGCGTCATCTTCTTGTTAAGCCAGCTGTTCTGGGCCTCCATGGCCTGACTTTTTTAAGAACGCAAACTGCGCGGCGTCGTTTGCACGATCAGGCCATCGCCACGGAAGAACAAAAACAGCCGAATGCATGGAGTCGGCTGTTTTTGTTTGTCTCGTAGTTGCCCCTCGGTTACTTGTTTATCCCCGGTAGATTCCATGCTCATAGATATACTGCAGGCAAACGTCGGGCAACAGAAAGCTCGGGTCGCCGCCCTTCCGTATTTCATCCCGGATGTACGTCGAGCTGATGCCCATGTTGATCCCCTTGCTCATGATCAAAAAATGCTCGTCGTTGTTGCGCAAAAGCGGATCGTCGGCAATCAGGTCCGCTGACGGATACCCTTCCCGCGACATGACGATGAACTGAAATTCGGACACGAGCTTCTCGGCGCTGCCCCAGTTGGACATCCCGATCAGCAGGTCGGAGCCCATGATAAAGAACAGCTCGTCATTGGGATACTTTTTTCGTAAATGAACCATGGTATCGTAGGTGTAGGTCTCTCCCGGCAATGCCTCCATCTCGACGGTGGAAATTTCGAAGAGTGGATCGCCGAAGCGGTTTTTCTTGTGGGTGCAGGTGTCGAGCGCCATCTGCAGCATGCGCAGACGGTGGACGTCTTCCGTCTGCATCTTTTTGTCGTGCCGCAGGGAGGAGCAAGGGACGAAGATGACTTTGTCCAGCCGTTTCCGCCGTGCTACTGTCGCCGCCGTAAACAGATGGCTGTACGTGATCGGGTCAAAGCTGCTGCCGTATATGCCAATGCGCATCCTGTTCATTCCTTTCTTATCCCGGCTCTTACAAGGCTAGCTCTCCGGATGTCGTGACCGTGATGCCGTACGCTTGCTGCAGCTGTGCCAGAGCCTCCTCTGTGCTTTCCTCAAAGCCGGGGATCGGGCTCATGCAGTCCGCGAGCACGGTGATCCGGGAGGTCATCTCGGGGTCGCCTTCATAGTGCGCAAGGATCTGGCGAAGCGATTCCAGTACGCAGTGCGATTTGGCCTCCCCTGCGACAATGATCCGGTCGTAGTTGGCGAGCTCCCGCAGCAGCTCCGTGTCGGCTGCGTCGTCCGTGCCGATCTCCGGTTTGACGATGCCGTACATCTCGCTGAGCGGATCTTTTCCTTTGACGATCCGCAGCGGGGTGGATTTTCGGGCGATGGCGTGGAAGTAGACCATATTCGCAAACTGGCTCTCCAGGGCTGCGCCGAACGTGCCTTCCAGACAGTGATACGGCCAGATACACAGCGCTTTTTTGCTCCATTCGCCCAGCTTCCGGACGTAGGCGAGGCTTTCCTCAGGGTGGTGGACCGCACGCCATGTTCCGCTCTGTACGTCCTCGAGAGTGATGATCGTAAAGGGAGCGGGGTGGTTGCCCGCTTCGTCGACCCACCAGATCGGATGAAAGATTTGCTCGGGCTGGTGCGTGTCGAGCGAGACGGCGACCCGGGTGATCCTGTCCAGATGGTCGTACAGAAAGCGAGCAGCCCGCAGGACGTCGCCGTGTGAGCCTGGGACCGCGAGCTCGCCCTTCTCCATGAAGTCGTTCTGCATATCGATCGCAAGGAAAAGAATCTTTTCGGAATCGTCGGACGAGGGGGGCACCTCTTCTCCTCTGGCCTTGTTCAGCAGCTCGTTCAGTCCGGCAGCAGGCGGCAAGCCGATACGATCTGTTTCAACTATTTCGTGAAACGGCGTTTTCATCGCAGCGTCTCTCCTTTTCCAGAAACTTCTTACCTCCATTAAAGCCAAAAAAGGGGCAAGATACAACCGGGTACGAACGGACCAAATGTGGGAAACGGGGAGGTCTTCGGTTCTTATTTATTTTATGGATCAATTATTTTTCGCAAAAAATATTCGGAGGGCTCAAGGCCGCACCCCATGTACGATTTTCGGATCGACGCAAAAGTTGTCGGTTGACAACGGGGAAAAACCTTTCTATAATCTGAGACATTCAAGAAACGAGCAATTCCCATACGGAAGAAACGCCGTGAAAAGGAAAGTAGAAAAGGGATTTGACGTCCAGAGAGTCGCCTGATTGCTGGGAGGGCGGCCGCAAACTCTTTTTGAAAGCCACCTTGGAGCCCTGCTTTTGAAAGCGAGTAGAAAGCAGCGCGTAGCCTGCGTTAACGGGCGCATGTCAGCAGTGGCTGACTGCACGAGTTTTCCTTTTGCGAAAAAGGAAAAAAAGCTGAGTGGTACCGCGATACCTTCGCCTCAGCAATCAAGTCCATGAAAACCTGGACGAGATTGCTGGGGCTTTTTGCTTTTCCAATACAGAAGTGAGAAATGGAGTGGTGGGTCATGGATTCGAAAAAGCAACGGGAGCTGTTGCATTTGCTGGAAGAGGATAGCCGCATGTCAGCCGAGCAGATCGGAAAAATGCTGGCGGAGCCGACAGAGGTCATCGAGCGAGCCATCGCCACTCTGGAAGCGGAAAAAGTGATTGTCAAATATCCCGCGCTGATCAACTGGGAGCGGGTGGAGGATCATCCGTATGTGAATGCGATGATCGACGTGAAAGTGACGCCCAAGCGCGATGTCGGGTTTGACGAGGTAGCCGAGCGCATCTGCCGTTTTCCGGAAGTCAAAGCGGTGTACCTGATGTCCGGCGCGAGCTACGACTTGTCCGTGGTGCTGGAAGGGAAGACGATGCGCGAGGTCGCAACGTTCGTGTCGCAAAAGCTGGCGACGCTCGACTCTGTCGTCTCCACGGCTACCCACTTTATCTTGAAGCGTTACAAACACGATGGAATCGAATTGGAAGATCGCGATGAAGATCGCAGAATGGTGGTAACTCC
Proteins encoded:
- a CDS encoding SgcJ/EcaC family oxidoreductase, with amino-acid sequence MKHLQNDIDAIHTLFAAMSEAWNKGDGAAFGECFTEDADYVTFMGHRLMGRKQIAEVHQKLFDGPLRGSRLESSAAGELQPRFVTPDVAIVHATGEAKLADASQDPGDRGSINTNVVVKQGGEWKITAFHNCRIQSFPGGPRP
- a CDS encoding MarR family transcriptional regulator codes for the protein MSIENHQKTENEWTPLQRDLLLEVRKNSSRAVMFHQAISDRLGLNATDHKCLDYLLSSGPVTAGRLAELTGLTTGAVTNVIDRLEKAGYIVRDKDPNDRRRVVVKPVPEKVSAISPLFQSILEKTIRIIDSYTEQEQTAILDFLRRCNDMTLEEMNRWK
- a CDS encoding M56 family metallopeptidase, with translation MWENRSRMLFLSGVALSALVLIQMGMYLFYTVMGWDLHFNVLQLCKTTIHSLGFSWAGYLLDALVLYTFGWTVWMTVRQIRLCRRFEEALLLNLDERQTARINGVYRAGKANVYVVNCREPLAFTVGLRRSRIVLSTGLLSLLDERELAAVIHHEAYHEKHADPLKVFFLSLLANVFWYLPVLKHIHSHYKVVRELLADRHAMEQTGGMADLGGALLKLLRKRQPASVLQAAHVSFADTAINYRIQRLLDPKLDLPLQLPTTSVFLSVCVIFLLSQLFWASMA
- the nadD gene encoding nicotinate (nicotinamide) nucleotide adenylyltransferase; its protein translation is MRIGIYGSSFDPITYSHLFTAATVARRKRLDKVIFVPCSSLRHDKKMQTEDVHRLRMLQMALDTCTHKKNRFGDPLFEISTVEMEALPGETYTYDTMVHLRKKYPNDELFFIMGSDLLIGMSNWGSAEKLVSEFQFIVMSREGYPSADLIADDPLLRNNDEHFLIMSKGINMGISSTYIRDEIRKGGDPSFLLPDVCLQYIYEHGIYRG
- a CDS encoding Lrp/AsnC family transcriptional regulator produces the protein MDSKKQRELLHLLEEDSRMSAEQIGKMLAEPTEVIERAIATLEAEKVIVKYPALINWERVEDHPYVNAMIDVKVTPKRDVGFDEVAERICRFPEVKAVYLMSGASYDLSVVLEGKTMREVATFVSQKLATLDSVVSTATHFILKRYKHDGIELEDRDEDRRMVVTP